In a genomic window of Streptomyces noursei ATCC 11455:
- a CDS encoding precorrin-8X methylmutase, translating to MTAFDYEKDGAAIYRQSFATIRAEADLSGLPADVSRVAVRMIHACGMVDLVRDLAFTPGVVASARAALRAGAPILCDATMVASGVTRKRLPADNEVLCTLGDPSVPELAARMGTTRSAAALELWRDRMEGAVVAFGNAPTALFRFLEMIEEGAPRPAAVLGIPVGFIGAAESKDALIDHTSKLDHIVVRGRRGGSAMAAAAINALASEEE from the coding sequence GTGACCGCGTTCGACTATGAAAAGGACGGGGCGGCGATCTACCGCCAGTCCTTCGCCACCATCCGCGCCGAGGCGGACCTCTCCGGACTGCCGGCCGATGTCAGCCGGGTCGCGGTCCGGATGATCCACGCCTGCGGCATGGTCGACCTCGTCCGCGATCTGGCCTTCACCCCGGGGGTCGTGGCCAGCGCCCGCGCCGCACTGCGCGCCGGTGCGCCCATCCTGTGCGACGCCACCATGGTGGCCAGCGGTGTGACCCGTAAGCGGCTGCCTGCGGACAACGAGGTGCTGTGCACCCTCGGCGACCCGTCCGTCCCGGAGTTGGCCGCCCGGATGGGCACCACGCGCAGCGCCGCGGCCCTCGAACTGTGGCGGGACCGGATGGAGGGCGCCGTGGTCGCCTTCGGCAACGCCCCCACCGCCCTCTTCCGGTTCCTGGAAATGATCGAGGAAGGGGCGCCGCGCCCGGCCGCCGTCCTCGGCATCCCGGTCGGCTTCATCGGTGCGGCCGAGTCCAAGGACGCGCTGATCGACCACACGTCGAAGCTGGATCACATCGTGGTGCGCGGGCGGCGCGGCGGCAGTGCCATGGCCGCGGCCGCGATCAACGCCCTGGCGAGCGAGGAAGAGTAG
- the cobG gene encoding precorrin-3B synthase, protein MLAAMPPSPTPRPDRAGPPVRDRGDACPGALRLHSAADGQLARVRLPAGDLTVRQASALGAAAERLGDGHLSLTSRGNVELRGLPDDCGHRLADLLADAGLLPSVRHERIRNVLASPLAGLDRHTPSDVRLWARSLDALLCASEPATALSGRFLFVLDDGRGDVAGLGGDVSLLAESGRRAPEHTSYPPGSASGYGALLRVGDDRAALRIAADDVPRAALTAAECFLAAAAERGDGAWRVRELPAARPLTAREVGDALRAVGIAAEYTDAVGPHPAAPYADATEPGPVEGSDGRRALVVLAPLGRLSVAQWRLLTGIAADDGSGALRLTPWRGIVVPGLSAAAADRRLRDLATAGLITDPASPWRRVTACTGLPGCAKSRTDVRGDAATALAGGGSVPADGSVPADGSGMPVGLPVHWSGCERRCGHPHGAWVDVLASPDGYRTTAVLPKSPAPPPVSRETTEPALVSRETPAASYSAPPSTPPPTTPRPQ, encoded by the coding sequence ATGCTCGCCGCCATGCCGCCCTCCCCCACACCACGCCCCGACCGGGCCGGACCGCCCGTACGGGACCGCGGTGACGCCTGCCCGGGAGCGCTGCGGCTGCACTCCGCCGCCGACGGGCAACTGGCCCGAGTGCGGCTGCCCGCAGGGGACTTGACGGTGCGCCAGGCGAGCGCGCTGGGGGCCGCCGCGGAGCGGCTCGGCGACGGCCACCTCTCGCTCACCTCCCGCGGAAACGTCGAACTCCGCGGCCTGCCCGACGACTGCGGCCACCGGCTCGCCGACCTCCTCGCCGACGCCGGGCTGCTGCCGTCCGTACGCCATGAGCGGATCCGCAACGTGCTGGCGTCCCCGCTGGCCGGACTGGACCGGCACACCCCCTCCGACGTGCGGTTGTGGGCCCGGAGCCTGGACGCGCTGCTGTGCGCGAGCGAGCCGGCGACGGCGCTCTCGGGCCGCTTCCTGTTCGTCCTCGACGACGGACGGGGCGATGTAGCGGGCCTCGGCGGCGATGTGAGCTTGCTCGCAGAATCGGGCCGACGGGCCCCGGAGCACACCTCGTACCCGCCGGGGTCCGCTTCCGGGTACGGGGCGCTGCTCCGGGTCGGCGACGACCGGGCGGCGCTGCGGATCGCGGCGGACGACGTCCCGCGGGCGGCGCTGACCGCCGCCGAGTGCTTCCTGGCCGCCGCCGCGGAGCGCGGCGACGGCGCCTGGCGGGTCCGTGAACTTCCCGCCGCACGGCCGCTGACCGCCCGGGAGGTGGGGGACGCGCTGCGGGCCGTGGGCATCGCCGCGGAGTACACCGACGCGGTCGGACCGCACCCGGCCGCGCCGTACGCCGATGCCACCGAGCCCGGTCCGGTCGAGGGGTCCGACGGCCGTCGCGCCCTCGTGGTGCTGGCGCCGCTCGGTCGGCTGTCCGTGGCCCAGTGGCGGCTGCTGACCGGGATCGCCGCCGACGACGGCTCCGGCGCACTGCGTCTGACGCCCTGGCGCGGCATCGTCGTCCCCGGTCTGTCCGCCGCCGCGGCGGACCGGCGGCTGCGTGACCTGGCCACCGCCGGACTGATCACCGACCCGGCCTCCCCCTGGCGGCGGGTCACCGCCTGCACGGGCCTGCCCGGCTGCGCCAAGTCCCGCACGGACGTGCGCGGCGATGCGGCGACCGCGCTCGCCGGGGGCGGATCCGTCCCGGCAGACGGCTCCGTGCCGGCAGACGGCTCCGGCATGCCCGTCGGGCTGCCCGTCCACTGGTCGGGCTGCGAGCGGCGCTGCGGGCATCCGCACGGCGCCTGGGTCGATGTGCTGGCGTCGCCCGACGGCTATCGGACCACCGCCGTCCTCCCCAAGTCCCCTGCCCCGCCGCCGGTTTCACGTGAAACGACCGAACCGGCCCTGGTTTCACGTGAAACACCGGCGGCGTCGTACAGCGCTCCTCCTTCCACCCCTCCACCCACCACCCCGAGGCCCCAGTGA